TACGTCGCCTACGGGGTCAGCCATTTCGTGATCCACCATGTGCGCTTCAAGAGCGCGCTGATGCGTCGCTGGGCCGCCAGCCATCACGTCCACCATTACCACCCGCACAGCAACTTCGGCGTCACTTCGCCGCTATGGGACCATCTGCTGGGCACCCGCTACGTGCGCCAGCCACGTCAACCGCAGACCTGACGACACGCCTTAAAGCAGCCAGGGAATCAGGGCCTTCGTGCGCCGCATGTAATCCTCATAGACGGCACCGAACACTTCGCGCATCCAACGCTCCTCGTGGCGCAGCTTGTACCAGAAACTGCCCGCGACCAGGGCCAGCGCCAGCAGGTCGCGCCACTGCCCCAGTGCCAAGGCGGTTCCGGCCAGCCCCAGCAGCATGCCGGTGTAGATCGGGTGGCGTACCCAACGATACGGCCCCTGCTGCACCAGCTCGTGATCCTGCTTGACCTGCACGTCGGCGCTCCAGTTGCGCCCGAGCACCACCCGCGCCCAGCAGGCAAAACCCAGTCCGCACAGCAGCACCAGCATGCCCACACACCACCATGCCGGCGAAGCGGGCAGGAAGCGGCCGTAGAACTCGCTGGTACGTGGTCCGTGCATGAACAGGATGACGAAAGCCAGCACCATCGGCACGCGATAAAGCAGCTGCGAGCCCATGCTGTCCTCGCGTGCCGGCGCCTTCACGCCACGCGCGCTCCAGGCCCAGTAGAGCAGCCATGCGACCCAGACCAGCGCGACAGCGGTGTCGTCAACGGATGCCATGACGGATGCCCCAGCAGCGGTGAGGCCAACATCTTGCACGCTGTCGACCCGGCGATCGAGTGACGATTGTCAGCCACCTTCCGGCCACGCCATGGCCCGACCGGCTCAGTCGGCCACGTCGGCCACCAGCCGGTCCAGCTCGGCCTTCAGGCTGGAGCCGTTCACCCGCAACCAGTCGCGCTGCTCGCGCCAGTCGGGATAGAGGCTCTCCACCAGTGCCCAGAATCGCGGCGCATGACTGCGGACTCGCAGATGACACAGCTCGTGCACCAGCACATAGCGCAGCGCCGCAGGCGGGGCGAGTGCCAGCGCCAGATCGAGATTGATGCGGTCGCGCGTATCCAGGCTGCCCCACAGGCTCTTCAGCGGACGCACCCGCACGGCCGTGGGCGCCAGCCCGAGCCGCGGCACGTAACCGGCCAGCCAGCGCGACACATCACGCCGGATCAGCGCCTCGAAGTGCGAGGCCAGCAGGCCACGCGCCACCGGCAGGGCCCGGGTGTGGGGACGCGGAATGACCAGGGTCAGGCCGCCATCGAACGGCTCGATGCGCGGGTACGGCCCCTCTGCCCAGTCCAGCGTGGCGGACTCGCCGCGCAGGGGAAAGTCGACCGCATGCCCCAACCGCAGCGGCGGCAGCGGCTTCACGATCAGGTTCAGCTCGTCCAGTTTCTGCTCCAGCCACTCGGCATGGCTGCGCAGGAAGGCGCTGACCTGCGCCGGATGGGTACCATGCGGATAAGACACCCGCGCGCCCTTGGGTGTCACCGTCAGCCGCAAGCGGCGTGCACGCGGATGCGCGGCCTTCAACACCCGGATGGTGTTGCCGCGCGCCGTCGCCAGTTCCAGCCAGTCGCCTTCGAGATGCTGCGCCATGTCGTGTGCCCAAACCGCCGGTGCGCTTCGCAGGTCGAAAACGCGTCCGGGACGACAGTATGTGGGGAAGCGCCCACCCTTGCGCAAGGGTCTCGCACAGGACGGCCCGGCAGGCCTTGGCAGGCGCGAATCTCAGCCGTCGCTGGGACGCGGCAAACCGAACCATTCCTCGAGCTTGGCCAGCAGCCGCTCCAGTTCCAGCGTCAGCAGGGCGAAGCCCGCGTCCGCCTCGGCGGCGGCATCTTCGTGACTGTCGCCCAGCTCGTCGGTCACCACATCGAGGAATTTCAGCTTGCGCACCACCAGATCCTCGCCCAGCACGAAACTCATGCGATCGTCGAACACCAGGCCAAGCTGGAACACCTGCTTGCCATTGCGCAGGTGCTCCTTGACCTCGTCCGCATCCAGGTCCTGACGGCGGCACCTGGCAATGGCACCAGTGGCGCTGGCCGGGTCGCGCAGCTCGCATTCGTCGCCCAGCGCCAGGCCTGCCGGCAGGTTGCCACCGGCCAGCCAGTCGGTCATCAGCACGCGCGGACCTTCCTCCGGCGCCAGCGGTACGGCCGGAAAACTGCCCAGCGCCTCGCGGATCTGGGTCAGCGCGTTCTCCGCCGACTTGCGGCTGGAGGTGTCCAGCACCAGCCAGCCGTTTTTCGTATCCACGTAGGCGGACAGCCGCGAGTTGCGCACGAAGGCGCGCGGCAGCAGTTCGTTGAGCAGGTCTTCCTTCAGCCGCTTGCGCTCGCGACCGCCGACCTTGCGGCCTTCCTCTTCGGCGATCTTGCGCACCTTGCGCTGCAGCTCGTCGTTGACCACCGCCGACGGCAACAGCTTGTCCTCGCCACCCACGGTGAGCCAGGTGCAGTGCTTCACCGCATGGGTCAGCGCGGCCTCCTCACCCCGGCCGATCGGCGGCACAAAGCCGCGCGTGGCCATTTCCTGCGGACCGCAGGGGCGCAGGCGGTGTTCACCCAGCACCTCGTCGAGGCGCTTGAGATCGTCGGCAACGGCAGGGGAAAAGCGGAACAGCGTGAGGTTGCGGAAGAACATGCGATTTCCATGAAGATGCGAAGGCCGCCTTGCGGCGGCCATGCGCAATAGAACGAACCGGATCGATCAGGCGCAGACGGCGGCGACAGCCCGCGTCACATAGTCCAGATTGCCCGTATTCAGGGCCGCCACGCAAATGCGGCCGCTGGACAGCGCGTAGATGGCGTATTCCTCGCGCAGGCGATCCACCTGCTCCTTGGACAGGCCCGAGTACGAGAACATGCCCGCCTGGCGGTTGATGAAGCCGAAATCCGGCGCGCCCAGGGCCGCCAGCTTGTCCACCATGCCGGCACGCATCGCGTGGATGCGCTCGCGCATCGCGCCCAGTTCCTGTTCCCAGCGCGCACGCAGTTCCACGCTGCCAAGCACGCCGGCCACCAGCTTGCCGCCATGCGTGGCCGGGCTGGAGTAGTTGGCGCGGATGGTCTGCTTGATCTTCGAACGCAGCCGATCGGCCTCTTCGCGATCCGCGCCCACGAAGGACAGCGCGCCGACCCGCTCGCCATACAGCGAGAACGACTTGGAGTACGAATTCGCCACCACGAAAGCCTGGATGCCCGAGTCGGCCAGCAGGCGCACGGCGGTGGCATCGGCATCGGTGCCCTTGTCGAAGCCCTGGTAGGCCATGTCCACGAACGGCAGCAGGTTGCGCTCCTTCAGCAGCGCGATCACCTGGCCCCACTGCGCTTCGTCGAGGTCGACACCGGTGGGATTGTGGCAGCAGGCGTGCAGCAGCACCACGGTGCCGGGCTCCAGCTTGCCGAGATCCTCCAGCATGCCGGCGAAATCCAGCCCCCGCGTCGGGGCGTGGTAGTAGCGGTAATCGAGCAGCTTGAAGCCCGCGGTACGGAACACCGCATGGTGATTGCCCCAGCTCGGGTCGCTGATCGCCAGGGTGGCCTTGTCGCCAAGCACCTGCTTCAGCAGGTCAGCCCCCACCCGCAGTGCGCCACTGCCGCCGATGGTCTGCGCGGTGGCCACGCGGCCGGCTTCCAGCAGCGGCGACTCCTCACCGAACAGCAGCTTCTGGGTAGCCAGGTTGTAGGCCGGCAGGCCATCGATCGGCAGATAGCCGCGCGGCTGCTCGTCGCGCGCCAGCGCCTGTTCAACCTCGCGCACCGCCTGCAGCACGGGCACCCGGCCCTGCTCGTCGACGTAGATACCCACGCCCAGATTCACCTTGGTCGCACGCGGATCGGCAAGGTAGCGCTCGGTAAGTCCCAGGATCGGATCGCCCGGGGCCATTTCAACGGATGCAAAAAGGGACACGGCTTCTACTCGTCTTCGAATGAATGGATGGATGGACGTATGGACGTCCGATTATCGCCGGTATTGGCGTCTTCGCGACACCCCTCGGCGCGCAACGACGCGAAATCGAACAGGCTGCGGTCAGCCAGTTGCGAGGGAGCCACGCTGCCCAGCGCGCGGAAAATGGTCTCGCTGCGCCCCGGATGCTGCGCATCCCACTCGTCCAGCATGCGCCGCACCTGCCGGCGCTGCAGGTTTTCCTGCGAGCCGCAGAGATTACACGGAATGATCGGGAAGCCGCGCTGGCCCGCGTACTCGGCGATATCGTCCTCGCGGCAATAGGCAAGCGGGCGGATCACCACGTGCCGGCCGTCGTCCGAGCGCAATTTGGGCGGCATCGCCTTGAGGCTGCCCTGGTGGAACAGGTTGAGGAAAAAGGTGGCCAGGATGTCGTCGCGGTGATGACCCAGTGCGATCTTGCTGATGCCATTGGCCGCCGCCCAGGCGTACAGCGCGCCGCGTCGCAGCCGCGAGCACAGCCCGCACATCGTCCGGCCCGCGGGAATGACCCGCGTCACCGTGCTGTAGGTGTCCTGCTCGATGACATGGAACGGCACCCCGCGCTGGCGCAGGTAGTCCGGCAGCACATGCGTGGGGAAACCCGGCTGCTTCTGGTCCAGGTTGACCGCGATCAGCTCGAAGCGGACCGGCGCCTTCGCCTGCAGCGCCAGCAGCATGTCCAGCAGGGTGTACGAGTCCTTGCCCCCGGACAGGCAGACCATCACCCGGTCGCCGTCCTCGATCATGCCGAAATCGCCGATCGCCTGGCCGGTCAGCCGCTGCAGGCGCGCAGCAACGCGGCCGGCATCGCGCGACACGGGAGAAGCAAGGGCGGAATCGGCGGACATGACTCGGGACAAGCGGAAAAGGTCACCATTGTAGCCCGCTCGCTGGTTGTCATCCGGCGGCGTTACACTTGCCGACCATCGCCCCTGCCGTTCATGCCATGCAAGTCCAGGATCCTACCCAGCTTGCCCACCTGCTCGCCGAGCTGCGGGTGGAGCATCGCGACCTGGACACGGCCATCGACCGGCTCGCCACCGCCATCGGCAGGGACGAGCTGCAGCTTACCCGCATGAAGAAACGCCGCCTGCTGCTGAAAGACACCATCGCGCGGCTGGAAAGCAAGCTGATCCCCGATCTCGACGCCTGAACGGCCTCGCCTCTCACAGCAACCGGTTCACCAGCCGGTCCAGCCGGACCCGGCTCAGCCGGCGCAGCAGCCGCTGCACTTCCGGTGGATAGCGGCGCAGGCTCTGCAGCTGACGGTAATCGGCCACGGTCACGGCATGCCGGTGCAGCGCCTCGCGCTCGGCACGGTGCTGCGCCAGCAACTGGCCTGCGGGGTCGCGCAGCAGCAGCGCGTTTTCCAGGTCCAGCGCCCAGGCGCGCGGGTTGAGGTTGTGACCGGTGAGCAGGGCGTACTCGTCGTCAACGAACAGGCCCTTCAGGTGGTAGCTGTTGTCCCCGTCGCGCCATAGACGGACGACCAGCTGACCCCTTTCCAGTTGCCGGCGATGCGCACGCATGTAACGGCGCAGGTTGTTCTCGTACAGGTAAGGCAGCAGCCCGATGGTGCGGAACGGCTGCGGCGGCGGAATGTAGAAGTCGCTGGCAGTCTTGTCGCCGACCATGATGTCCACGCGGCAACCGCGCCGCAGCGCCTGACCGATCGCCACACGCACCGGCTTGGGCAGATTGAAATAGGGTGTCAGCAGCACGATCTCGCGCTGCGCGCTGCGTAGCAGCGCCAGCATCGCGGCATTCAGCGCATTCTCGGCCCGGCCGAAACCGAGCAGGGGCGTGACGGCCACCTGCCCGTCCGTCAGCGCGGGAAGCTGCGGGCGTGCATACGAAGCCTGCTGCAGCTGCGCGCGAAAGGCCCGGATGGACGGCAACAGGCTGCGCGTCGAGGGCGGATCGGGCAGGTCCAGCCGTCGCACCGCCTCGCTGCCGTGGAACTGTCCCCGCACGAACCCGGCCATGCTGTCCGCCAGTTCGCGGTCGCGGATGCAGTGATAGCGGTCCAGCCGATAGCGCCCATGCGTGGCCAGATACACGTCGTTGAGGCTGGCGCCGCTGTACAGCACCGTGTCGTCGAACACGAAGCCCTTGAGGTGCAGCACGCCGAACAACTCACGGCTCTGCACCGGCACGCCCCAGATCCGCACGCCTGCCCCGAACCGCTGCGCGTATTCCCTGTACATCGCCGCATTGCCCGGACTCTTGTGCTTGCCGATCAGTCCGCGCTGGGCACGATGCCAGTCCACATAGATGTCGATCTCCAGTTCCGGATGCCTGGCACGCGCCGCATACAGCGCATCCAGCACCTCGTGCCCTGCGTCGTCATCCTGCAGGTACAAGGCCACCATCACGATGCGCCGCGTGGCCTGCGCAATCTGCGTCAGCAGGGCCTGGCGGAACGCCGCCGGCTCATGCAGTGTCTCGATGGCCTGTGCGGGCACGGCGAATCCGGGCAGGGACTCCAGCCACGCACGCGATTTGCGGCGCAATGGCGAGACAAGACGGCGGGCGATCCGCCGGGGCGCACTGATCAGCTTGTTCATGGAGGCAGGATACGCAAAGAACGCCAGCAACAGCGGCCAAGCTTGCCTTGTTTGCGCCGATACCGGCAATCCGCCCCAGTCAGCTATCCTCCTCGCGCAACAGCGCTTCCACCTGGCGCAGCCGGCGTCGCTGCCGGCGCAGGAAGAACACGAAGAACACCAGCGCCACCAGGAAGATCGTCCCGCAGAAACCCACGTTCAGTATCAACATGTGCCGGAACGCGGGATCGTGACGCCAGCGCGACGGCGCCAGCCAGGGCGCGGCGATCGGCAAAGTGATCGCCAGCAGCAGCGGTATGCTGAGGATGTTGATCCACGCGATGCGGATACCCGCCCGCGCCCGGCGCGCAGTCAGCCGCAGCAGGTCGGACACGCTCCCGGTCGGCGCACGCCAGGTACCCCGGCGTACGCGCAGAGACAGGTACGGCGTCGGCGCGATCAGCACCACGAACACCAGCACCGCCCACAGCTTCCAGCGGGCATCCGCGGCCGGCATGAACAACACGCGCACCAGCTGGCCCGCAGCCACCAGCGAAACGAGCCATTCGAACGC
This window of the Dyella sp. A6 genome carries:
- a CDS encoding isoprenylcysteine carboxylmethyltransferase family protein; translation: MASVDDTAVALVWVAWLLYWAWSARGVKAPAREDSMGSQLLYRVPMVLAFVILFMHGPRTSEFYGRFLPASPAWWCVGMLVLLCGLGFACWARVVLGRNWSADVQVKQDHELVQQGPYRWVRHPIYTGMLLGLAGTALALGQWRDLLALALVAGSFWYKLRHEERWMREVFGAVYEDYMRRTKALIPWLL
- a CDS encoding M48 family metallopeptidase; the encoded protein is MAQHLEGDWLELATARGNTIRVLKAAHPRARRLRLTVTPKGARVSYPHGTHPAQVSAFLRSHAEWLEQKLDELNLIVKPLPPLRLGHAVDFPLRGESATLDWAEGPYPRIEPFDGGLTLVIPRPHTRALPVARGLLASHFEALIRRDVSRWLAGYVPRLGLAPTAVRVRPLKSLWGSLDTRDRINLDLALALAPPAALRYVLVHELCHLRVRSHAPRFWALVESLYPDWREQRDWLRVNGSSLKAELDRLVADVAD
- a CDS encoding recombination-associated protein RdgC — its product is MFFRNLTLFRFSPAVADDLKRLDEVLGEHRLRPCGPQEMATRGFVPPIGRGEEAALTHAVKHCTWLTVGGEDKLLPSAVVNDELQRKVRKIAEEEGRKVGGRERKRLKEDLLNELLPRAFVRNSRLSAYVDTKNGWLVLDTSSRKSAENALTQIREALGSFPAVPLAPEEGPRVLMTDWLAGGNLPAGLALGDECELRDPASATGAIARCRRQDLDADEVKEHLRNGKQVFQLGLVFDDRMSFVLGEDLVVRKLKFLDVVTDELGDSHEDAAAEADAGFALLTLELERLLAKLEEWFGLPRPSDG
- a CDS encoding amino acid aminotransferase codes for the protein MSLFASVEMAPGDPILGLTERYLADPRATKVNLGVGIYVDEQGRVPVLQAVREVEQALARDEQPRGYLPIDGLPAYNLATQKLLFGEESPLLEAGRVATAQTIGGSGALRVGADLLKQVLGDKATLAISDPSWGNHHAVFRTAGFKLLDYRYYHAPTRGLDFAGMLEDLGKLEPGTVVLLHACCHNPTGVDLDEAQWGQVIALLKERNLLPFVDMAYQGFDKGTDADATAVRLLADSGIQAFVVANSYSKSFSLYGERVGALSFVGADREEADRLRSKIKQTIRANYSSPATHGGKLVAGVLGSVELRARWEQELGAMRERIHAMRAGMVDKLAALGAPDFGFINRQAGMFSYSGLSKEQVDRLREEYAIYALSSGRICVAALNTGNLDYVTRAVAAVCA
- the ttcA gene encoding tRNA 2-thiocytidine(32) synthetase TtcA, producing the protein MSADSALASPVSRDAGRVAARLQRLTGQAIGDFGMIEDGDRVMVCLSGGKDSYTLLDMLLALQAKAPVRFELIAVNLDQKQPGFPTHVLPDYLRQRGVPFHVIEQDTYSTVTRVIPAGRTMCGLCSRLRRGALYAWAAANGISKIALGHHRDDILATFFLNLFHQGSLKAMPPKLRSDDGRHVVIRPLAYCREDDIAEYAGQRGFPIIPCNLCGSQENLQRRQVRRMLDEWDAQHPGRSETIFRALGSVAPSQLADRSLFDFASLRAEGCREDANTGDNRTSIRPSIHSFEDE
- a CDS encoding YdcH family protein, whose amino-acid sequence is MQVQDPTQLAHLLAELRVEHRDLDTAIDRLATAIGRDELQLTRMKKRRLLLKDTIARLESKLIPDLDA
- the pssA gene encoding CDP-diacylglycerol--serine O-phosphatidyltransferase; this translates as MNKLISAPRRIARRLVSPLRRKSRAWLESLPGFAVPAQAIETLHEPAAFRQALLTQIAQATRRIVMVALYLQDDDAGHEVLDALYAARARHPELEIDIYVDWHRAQRGLIGKHKSPGNAAMYREYAQRFGAGVRIWGVPVQSRELFGVLHLKGFVFDDTVLYSGASLNDVYLATHGRYRLDRYHCIRDRELADSMAGFVRGQFHGSEAVRRLDLPDPPSTRSLLPSIRAFRAQLQQASYARPQLPALTDGQVAVTPLLGFGRAENALNAAMLALLRSAQREIVLLTPYFNLPKPVRVAIGQALRRGCRVDIMVGDKTASDFYIPPPQPFRTIGLLPYLYENNLRRYMRAHRRQLERGQLVVRLWRDGDNSYHLKGLFVDDEYALLTGHNLNPRAWALDLENALLLRDPAGQLLAQHRAEREALHRHAVTVADYRQLQSLRRYPPEVQRLLRRLSRVRLDRLVNRLL